One Polynucleobacter sp. MG-5-Ahmo-C2 genomic window carries:
- the parC gene encoding DNA topoisomerase IV subunit A, whose amino-acid sequence MDLNEDNKDSLTLAVYAERAYLDYAISVVKGRALPEVADGQKPVQRRILFSMSEMGLRADAKPVKSARVVGDVLGKFHPHGDQSAYDALVRLAQSFSLRYPLIDGQGNFGSRDGDGAAAMRYTEARLTKIAGLLLSEIDEGTVDFAPNYDGSFQEPKLLPARLPFVLLNGASGIAVGMATEIPSHNLREVASAAIALMKSPKLSTADLLGIMPGPDYPGGGQIISSTAEIAQIYETGRGSIKVRARWSVEELARGQWQIVVNELPPATSSQRVLQEIEEITNPKVKVGKKTLTPEQNNLKSTILNVLDGVRDESSKDAAVRLVFEPKSKNIDVNEFVNLLLAHTSLESNAPMNLVMIGNDGRPRQKGLKEILTEWVEFRVATVTRRTQYRLGKVKDRMHILEGRLTVLLNIDKVIKIIRNSDEPKADLIKEFKLSDRQAEDILDIRLRQLARLEGIKIEQELKALKVERDDLEGLLQSDASLRKRIIKEIESDMKDFGDDRRTFIQEDKRAVAETKVIDEPVTVIVSQKGWVRVRQGHEHDPTQFGFKAGDAMYDTFEVRTVDVMQGFGSDGRVYTVPVSELPGARGDGSPLTSFVNLAPGSQMVAYYAGQPDDLVLLSTKAGYGFLANVSDMSTRNKAGKSFVSIDAKVPGDAPLGAVKVKMGMKQVACLSQASKLLVFPLDELKRLPTGGKGVILMGLDDKEFLASAIAVGPDGATYAGAGRAGKPTELNLDAKTLKSFAGNRARKGHFVEPRLKDGKLKAN is encoded by the coding sequence ATGGATCTCAACGAGGACAATAAAGACAGTTTGACCCTGGCCGTTTACGCAGAGCGTGCTTATCTTGATTACGCAATTAGTGTAGTAAAGGGTCGTGCTCTACCAGAAGTAGCCGATGGGCAGAAGCCAGTACAACGCCGTATTTTGTTCTCCATGAGTGAAATGGGTTTACGTGCTGATGCGAAGCCGGTGAAGAGCGCCCGCGTTGTAGGTGACGTGCTTGGTAAGTTCCACCCCCACGGCGATCAATCTGCTTATGACGCCTTGGTTCGTTTGGCGCAAAGCTTCTCATTGCGCTACCCCCTAATTGATGGTCAAGGTAACTTTGGTTCGCGTGATGGCGACGGCGCTGCTGCAATGCGTTATACAGAAGCACGTTTAACCAAAATCGCTGGCTTGTTATTAAGTGAAATCGATGAAGGTACAGTCGATTTCGCTCCCAACTACGACGGTTCATTTCAGGAGCCCAAGTTACTGCCGGCACGTCTTCCATTTGTTCTTTTAAATGGAGCATCTGGTATTGCCGTTGGTATGGCTACCGAGATTCCGTCACATAATCTACGTGAAGTCGCTAGCGCTGCAATTGCTTTGATGAAGTCTCCAAAGCTCTCTACCGCTGATTTGCTCGGCATCATGCCTGGCCCAGATTACCCGGGCGGAGGACAAATCATTTCCTCTACCGCAGAGATTGCACAGATCTATGAAACTGGTCGTGGCAGCATTAAGGTGCGCGCTCGCTGGTCTGTAGAGGAATTAGCCCGCGGCCAATGGCAGATTGTTGTGAATGAATTGCCGCCGGCAACCTCATCACAGCGCGTGTTGCAAGAGATCGAAGAAATCACCAATCCAAAAGTCAAGGTTGGAAAAAAAACGCTAACGCCAGAGCAAAACAATCTGAAGTCCACCATCCTTAATGTATTGGATGGTGTACGTGATGAATCGAGTAAGGATGCTGCAGTGCGTTTGGTATTCGAGCCTAAGAGTAAAAATATTGACGTTAATGAGTTCGTTAATCTTTTGTTGGCCCATACCTCACTAGAGTCCAATGCGCCAATGAACTTGGTGATGATCGGCAATGATGGTCGTCCTCGTCAAAAAGGGCTGAAAGAGATTTTGACGGAGTGGGTTGAGTTTAGAGTTGCCACAGTGACTCGCCGAACTCAGTATCGCTTGGGCAAGGTGAAAGATCGGATGCACATATTGGAAGGGCGCTTAACCGTTCTTCTCAATATAGACAAGGTCATTAAGATTATTCGCAATAGCGATGAACCGAAAGCTGACCTGATCAAAGAGTTCAAACTCTCAGACCGTCAGGCTGAAGATATTCTCGATATTCGTTTGCGCCAGTTAGCGCGACTTGAAGGGATCAAGATTGAGCAAGAGCTTAAGGCACTGAAAGTGGAGCGTGATGACTTAGAAGGCTTGCTACAAAGTGATGCAAGCCTCCGTAAGCGCATCATCAAGGAGATTGAGTCTGATATGAAGGACTTCGGTGATGATCGCCGAACCTTTATTCAGGAGGATAAACGTGCTGTCGCAGAAACCAAAGTGATTGATGAACCGGTTACGGTGATCGTTTCCCAAAAAGGTTGGGTGCGTGTACGTCAAGGTCATGAGCATGATCCAACTCAATTTGGCTTTAAGGCAGGTGATGCCATGTATGACACCTTTGAGGTTCGTACAGTTGATGTGATGCAAGGCTTTGGTAGTGATGGCCGTGTCTATACGGTGCCAGTGAGCGAATTACCTGGTGCACGCGGCGACGGTTCGCCATTAACCAGCTTTGTGAATTTGGCCCCTGGCTCACAAATGGTTGCTTACTACGCTGGCCAGCCAGATGATTTAGTGCTGCTGTCCACTAAAGCGGGTTATGGTTTCTTGGCTAACGTTTCTGATATGAGTACCCGCAATAAGGCTGGTAAATCTTTTGTGAGCATTGATGCCAAAGTTCCGGGTGATGCTCCATTGGGGGCGGTAAAAGTGAAGATGGGTATGAAGCAAGTTGCTTGCTTATCGCAGGCCTCTAAATTATTGGTATTCCCATTGGATGAACTCAAGCGTTTGCCAACAGGCGGTAAGGGCGTGATCCTGATGGGCTTGGATGATAAAGAGTTCCTAGCGTCTGCAATTGCTGTTGGTCCTGATGGCGCTACTTATGCTGGCGCTGGTCGAGCAGGAAAGCCAACAGAACTGAATCTAGATGCAAAAACGCTCAAATCGTTTGCGGGCAATCGCGCACGCAAGGGTCACTTTGTCGAGCCACGCCTGAAAGATGGCAAGCTGAAAGCGAATTAG
- a CDS encoding XdhC family protein gives MNSTDLSVLRSAVSWLKAGHSVAIATVVQTWGSAPRPIGSWLAIRDDGQVAGSVSGGCVEDDLIRRVQTEILTRNTPEMVVYGVSQQEAARFGLPCGGTLRLLVEPKPELTILEQLLEQISSHQISRRTVNLSTGKSSLSSGSRHDEFVCNDQEMQTTYGPRWRMVIIGAGQLSLYTADFALASDFEVIVVDPREEYAEGLNRDDLIFHKGMPDDVLLEIGVDPHTAVVALTHDPKLDDMALMEALRSPAFYVGALGSRKNTQKRKERLLEFDLNREQVNRLHGPVGLYIGALTPPEIAVSILAEVIAVKYGISVPKKNQLG, from the coding sequence ATGAATAGCACCGATTTAAGCGTCCTCCGCTCTGCCGTCAGCTGGCTTAAAGCTGGCCACTCAGTAGCTATTGCTACGGTAGTGCAAACTTGGGGGTCGGCCCCACGACCTATTGGATCATGGCTTGCCATTCGGGACGATGGTCAGGTAGCAGGTTCGGTATCTGGTGGCTGTGTCGAGGATGACTTAATTCGCCGTGTACAAACGGAAATTCTGACGCGCAACACCCCTGAAATGGTGGTCTATGGCGTTAGCCAGCAAGAAGCTGCGCGCTTTGGTCTGCCATGCGGAGGAACTTTGAGACTGCTGGTTGAGCCCAAACCAGAGCTCACAATTTTGGAACAGCTCCTAGAGCAAATCTCCTCCCACCAAATTAGTCGCCGTACAGTCAATCTCAGTACTGGCAAATCGAGCTTAAGTAGCGGATCTCGCCATGATGAATTTGTTTGCAACGATCAAGAGATGCAAACCACTTACGGCCCACGCTGGCGCATGGTGATCATTGGCGCTGGCCAACTATCGCTCTATACGGCGGACTTTGCACTCGCTTCTGACTTTGAAGTCATTGTGGTCGACCCTCGCGAAGAATATGCAGAAGGCCTAAATCGTGACGATCTTATTTTCCACAAAGGCATGCCTGATGATGTATTGCTGGAAATTGGTGTTGATCCACATACTGCAGTTGTAGCCCTCACGCATGACCCCAAACTTGATGACATGGCGCTGATGGAAGCTTTGAGATCCCCTGCCTTTTATGTTGGCGCATTGGGAAGTCGCAAGAATACACAAAAGCGCAAAGAACGACTTCTAGAGTTTGATCTCAACCGAGAACAAGTCAATAGACTGCATGGTCCAGTAGGGCTTTATATTGGGGCTCTCACCCCACCAGAAATCGCAGTGTCGATTCTGGCGGAGGTAATTGCCGTTAAATACGGCATCAGCGTTCCCAAGAAAAACCAATTGGGCTAG
- a CDS encoding NTP transferase domain-containing protein has translation MTSFGLQSSSSNLRLAVLLLAAGEGSRLGSIPKALLQKDSQSLLSRFCQSIKTFAVIELVVVTGFHAQPIESELAEIQKKFDLPIKCVRNPHPESGQASSVRLGLESLSTNYEVLLVALCDQPLIGTAEIDALLEQFEQRAQQIEVVLPMVGQQRGNPVVFSYKVIADILAIPNMVCRSYIDQHPALVQTFTTESPAYIADVDTDADISRFALQRP, from the coding sequence ATGACATCTTTCGGTTTGCAATCTAGTTCATCAAATCTTCGTTTGGCGGTACTGTTGCTTGCCGCAGGTGAGGGTAGTCGCTTGGGTTCCATACCAAAAGCACTGCTACAAAAGGATTCTCAAAGCCTCTTAAGTCGTTTTTGCCAATCAATCAAAACATTTGCCGTAATTGAATTAGTGGTTGTAACTGGTTTTCATGCGCAACCCATTGAATCCGAGTTGGCTGAAATACAAAAGAAATTCGATTTACCTATAAAGTGCGTCCGTAATCCCCATCCAGAATCGGGGCAAGCATCTTCGGTGCGTCTTGGTCTCGAATCTCTATCAACCAACTACGAGGTGTTGTTGGTGGCTTTGTGCGATCAACCTCTTATAGGCACCGCTGAAATTGATGCATTACTTGAACAATTTGAGCAACGTGCGCAGCAAATAGAAGTTGTTTTGCCAATGGTGGGTCAGCAGCGCGGCAATCCCGTGGTGTTTTCATATAAGGTGATTGCGGATATCTTGGCGATACCAAATATGGTGTGTAGATCTTATATAGATCAGCATCCAGCGCTAGTGCAAACCTTCACAACAGAAAGTCCAGCGTACATTGCTGATGTCGATACCGATGCCGACATCAGCAGGTTTGCTTTACAGCGCCCTTAG
- a CDS encoding RidA family protein — MSNTYLDRLKSLGIELPPAGPPAAAYVMAATTGNTVFLSGHIAKKDGKPWAGKLGKDMDTEAGKAAARSIAIDLIATLQNHLGSLGKVKRIVKVMGLVNSTDQYTEHHLVINGCSELLVEVFGDAGKHARSAFGVAQIPLGACVEIELIAEIEA; from the coding sequence ATGAGCAACACATACCTTGATCGCCTCAAATCCCTTGGGATTGAGTTGCCCCCAGCGGGACCCCCTGCCGCTGCTTACGTCATGGCCGCTACTACCGGTAATACTGTTTTCTTGTCAGGTCATATTGCCAAGAAAGACGGCAAGCCTTGGGCAGGCAAGTTAGGCAAAGACATGGATACTGAGGCTGGAAAAGCTGCAGCAAGATCGATCGCAATTGATCTCATCGCAACCTTGCAAAATCATTTAGGCTCACTCGGTAAAGTCAAGCGGATTGTAAAAGTCATGGGCTTGGTGAACTCCACAGATCAATACACAGAGCATCATTTGGTGATTAATGGTTGCTCAGAATTACTTGTTGAAGTGTTTGGTGATGCTGGGAAACATGCCCGAAGCGCTTTTGGCGTAGCGCAAATCCCTCTGGGCGCTTGCGTTGAAATTGAATTAATCGCTGAAATTGAAGCCTAA
- a CDS encoding cytochrome c, translated as MLVAAGLALTGFTAQADEVKGSAAAGNARVWLCVGCHSIPDYRADYPLVYKVPMLGGQNAGYIASALAAYKKGERKHPTMRAIAGSLSDQDMADLGEYYAAQTASSPNNPLK; from the coding sequence ATGCTTGTTGCTGCTGGTTTGGCTCTTACGGGTTTTACTGCCCAGGCTGACGAAGTAAAAGGTAGCGCTGCCGCTGGAAATGCCAGGGTATGGCTTTGCGTTGGCTGTCACTCAATTCCCGACTACCGTGCAGACTACCCATTGGTCTATAAGGTTCCAATGTTAGGCGGTCAAAATGCCGGCTATATCGCTAGCGCCTTAGCGGCTTACAAGAAGGGTGAACGAAAGCATCCAACAATGCGCGCCATTGCAGGTAGCCTTTCTGATCAAGATATGGCTGACCTTGGCGAATACTATGCTGCGCAAACAGCCAGCTCACCTAACAACCCGTTGAAGTGA
- a CDS encoding cytochrome c, whose amino-acid sequence MKFALITAVLLSSIGLVNVSNAASVDKGQALVEKANCASCHGAGLNAPILPVYPKLAGQYPDYLYYALKAYKVGNGNPQYGRNNAIMGSQVQVFSDADLQDIAAYIASLPGNFVVKK is encoded by the coding sequence ATGAAATTTGCACTAATTACCGCAGTTTTACTATCGAGTATTGGCCTTGTTAACGTATCCAATGCTGCTAGCGTTGATAAAGGTCAGGCACTAGTTGAGAAAGCCAATTGTGCTTCTTGCCACGGCGCTGGCCTGAATGCCCCAATCTTGCCGGTTTATCCTAAACTGGCCGGTCAGTATCCTGACTACCTTTACTACGCCTTGAAGGCGTACAAAGTAGGTAATGGCAATCCACAATATGGTCGTAATAATGCGATTATGGGTTCACAAGTTCAAGTATTCTCCGATGCAGATCTGCAAGATATTGCTGCTTACATTGCATCCTTACCAGGAAACTTTGTAGTCAAGAAGTAA
- a CDS encoding GntR family transcriptional regulator: MNTKLNNRPLYEDVADRLREQIFSKQFPPGSWLDEQSLAEQYGISRTPMREAIKVLASEGLITIKMRRGAYVTEVNRGDLEQIFTVLSLLESQAAKESATKATEDELNQLDHLHHRLEKAAADRDIEQFFEINGKFHELIQEIAGNRWMNGVIADLRKVLKLHRKDSLTSTGRLQASLLEHREILQAILKRDELAAEAAMRKHFSRGLEALR, from the coding sequence ATGAATACAAAATTGAATAACAGGCCCTTGTACGAGGATGTAGCTGATCGGCTGCGTGAGCAGATATTTAGCAAACAATTTCCTCCAGGGAGCTGGCTGGACGAACAATCTCTGGCTGAGCAGTACGGAATTAGCAGGACGCCGATGCGAGAAGCAATCAAAGTATTGGCTTCTGAGGGCCTCATAACGATCAAGATGCGCAGAGGCGCCTACGTGACTGAAGTCAATCGGGGTGATTTAGAGCAAATTTTCACGGTGTTATCGCTATTAGAGAGCCAAGCGGCAAAAGAATCCGCCACAAAAGCAACTGAGGATGAGCTAAATCAACTCGACCACCTACACCACCGACTAGAAAAAGCCGCTGCAGACCGAGATATTGAGCAATTCTTTGAAATTAATGGCAAATTTCATGAGTTAATCCAGGAAATTGCCGGCAATCGGTGGATGAATGGCGTTATTGCTGATTTAAGGAAAGTACTCAAATTGCATCGAAAAGATTCTTTGACGAGCACAGGAAGACTACAAGCATCCCTCCTTGAGCATCGAGAAATCCTGCAGGCAATTCTCAAGCGAGATGAATTGGCTGCAGAAGCCGCTATGAGAAAGCACTTCTCTAGAGGCCTGGAAGCACTTAGGTAA
- the scpA gene encoding methylmalonyl-CoA mutase: MSSDNKSSSTSSWPEVPETNLDAWKKSAQKSAPNGDVGKLGWNTPDGIQLKALYTSADTEGLSYTNTLPGFEPFVRGPQATMYSVRPWTIRQYAGFSTAQESNAFYRKALAAGGQGVSVAFDLATHRGYDSDHPRVTGDVGKAGVAIDSVEDMKILFDGIPLDKVSVSMTMNGAVLPVLAGYIVAGEEQGVKQEQLSGTIQNDILKEFMVRNTYIYPPEPSMRIIGDIIEYTAKHMPKFNSISISGYHMQEAGANQVLELAFTLADGKEYVKTALAKGLDVDGFAGRLSFFFAVGMNFYLEVAKLRAARLLWWRIMKSFEPKNPKSLMLRTHCQTSGWSLTEQDPYNNVVRTTVEAMAAVFGGTQSLHTNSFDEAIALPSEFSSRIARNTQLILQEETHITSVIDPWAGSYMMESLTQEMADKAWEIIQEVDAMGGMTKAVESGWAKLKIEASAAEKQAKIDSGSDVIVGVNKYKLEKEDLVDVLVIDNDRVRDGQVALLKDIRAKRDSKKVEAALEALTKAAEDNTGNLLELAVNAIRLRATVGEVSDALEKVYGRHRADTQKVTGVYAAAYDSAEGWEKLKLEIADFAKDFGRRPRVMIAKLGQDGHDRGAKVVATAYADLGFDVDIGPLFQTPEECARQAIENDVHALGVSTLAAGHKTLVPAIIAELKKQGSDDIIVFVGGVIPRQDYEFLYEAGVKGIYGPGTPIPASAKDVLEQIRKSIKPA; the protein is encoded by the coding sequence GTGAGTTCAGACAATAAAAGTTCATCAACAAGTTCATGGCCGGAAGTTCCAGAAACTAATTTGGACGCCTGGAAAAAGTCTGCACAGAAATCCGCGCCAAATGGCGATGTGGGCAAACTGGGCTGGAATACGCCAGATGGCATTCAGCTGAAAGCGCTCTATACCTCTGCCGATACCGAGGGATTGAGTTACACCAATACCTTGCCAGGTTTTGAACCTTTTGTTAGGGGTCCACAAGCAACGATGTATTCAGTTCGTCCATGGACCATACGTCAATATGCCGGCTTTTCTACTGCTCAAGAATCCAATGCGTTCTATCGGAAAGCATTGGCTGCGGGCGGACAAGGTGTATCCGTTGCCTTTGACTTGGCCACCCATCGAGGCTATGACTCTGATCATCCTCGTGTCACTGGTGATGTTGGTAAAGCTGGCGTTGCAATTGATTCTGTAGAAGATATGAAGATCTTGTTTGATGGCATTCCATTGGATAAGGTGTCTGTTTCTATGACTATGAATGGTGCCGTTTTGCCGGTATTAGCTGGCTATATTGTTGCTGGTGAGGAGCAAGGCGTAAAGCAGGAACAGTTATCGGGCACGATTCAGAACGACATACTCAAAGAGTTCATGGTGCGCAATACCTATATTTATCCGCCAGAGCCATCGATGCGGATTATTGGCGACATTATTGAATACACCGCTAAGCACATGCCGAAATTCAACTCGATTTCGATTTCGGGTTATCACATGCAAGAAGCTGGCGCAAATCAAGTTTTGGAACTGGCCTTTACATTGGCCGATGGAAAAGAGTACGTCAAAACAGCGCTTGCAAAAGGATTGGATGTGGACGGCTTTGCGGGCCGCTTGTCCTTCTTCTTTGCAGTTGGCATGAACTTCTATTTAGAGGTCGCCAAATTACGCGCTGCAAGGTTGTTGTGGTGGCGCATCATGAAGTCTTTCGAGCCGAAAAATCCAAAGTCTTTGATGTTGCGTACCCATTGTCAAACATCGGGCTGGTCTTTAACAGAGCAGGACCCCTATAACAACGTTGTGAGAACAACTGTTGAAGCTATGGCAGCTGTATTCGGTGGCACCCAATCCCTCCACACGAACTCATTTGATGAGGCAATTGCCTTGCCTTCAGAGTTTTCAAGTCGAATAGCACGGAATACTCAGTTGATTCTTCAAGAAGAAACCCACATCACTAGCGTGATTGACCCTTGGGCAGGTTCTTACATGATGGAGAGCCTCACGCAAGAGATGGCAGATAAGGCCTGGGAAATTATTCAAGAAGTCGATGCCATGGGTGGAATGACCAAGGCTGTAGAAAGTGGTTGGGCTAAATTAAAGATTGAGGCATCGGCCGCTGAGAAGCAAGCCAAGATTGACTCTGGCTCCGATGTGATTGTTGGTGTGAATAAATATAAGCTTGAAAAAGAAGATCTCGTGGATGTTTTGGTGATTGACAACGATCGCGTTCGAGATGGTCAGGTTGCGCTTCTGAAAGATATTAGAGCAAAGCGCGACAGTAAAAAAGTAGAGGCCGCATTAGAAGCATTAACCAAAGCTGCTGAGGACAACACCGGAAACTTGTTGGAATTGGCAGTGAATGCAATACGTTTACGCGCTACGGTTGGTGAAGTATCTGATGCATTGGAAAAGGTTTACGGGCGCCATCGCGCCGATACTCAAAAGGTGACCGGCGTGTATGCAGCTGCCTATGACTCAGCCGAGGGCTGGGAAAAACTCAAACTAGAAATCGCTGACTTTGCCAAAGATTTTGGCCGACGTCCACGCGTGATGATCGCTAAGCTTGGTCAAGATGGTCATGATCGTGGCGCCAAGGTTGTGGCTACAGCCTATGCAGACTTGGGCTTTGATGTGGATATCGGCCCGCTGTTCCAAACCCCCGAAGAGTGCGCACGTCAGGCTATTGAAAACGACGTTCATGCATTGGGTGTTTCAACGCTAGCAGCAGGTCATAAGACATTGGTTCCGGCCATCATTGCGGAACTGAAAAAACAAGGCTCAGATGACATCATCGTCTTTGTGGGCGGCGTGATCCCTAGGCAAGATTACGAGTTTCTTTACGAGGCAGGCGTGAAAGGTATTTATGGACCAGGCACCCCAATCCCAGCTTCGGCTAAGGATGTGCTTGAGCAAATTCGTAAATCAATAAAACCAGCTTAG
- the meaB gene encoding methylmalonyl Co-A mutase-associated GTPase MeaB codes for MLEAADQTLVSDLTGIQSLKQRRALAKIITLLESTRLDHRKRADEVLNTLLPKTGKSFRLGISGVPGVGKSTLIETLGLYLIEKGHRVAVMAIDPSSSLSGGSILGDKTRMERLSVLEGAFIRPSPSSGTLGGVAEKTREAMLVAEAAGFDVIIVETVGVGQSEIAVSGMTDMFLLLQLPNAGDDLQAIKKGVMEIADLIAINKVDIDPDAATRAQLFITSSLRLLGFQGNPDHASHDQEFWHPTVITLSALEGKGIPELWEKVSQFQKLQRANGKFESRRKQQAGAWMWDRIDAGLKTAFRNNQAVQELLPILSAQVNQGTMAASVAARRLLESMGHEFF; via the coding sequence ATGCTCGAAGCTGCCGATCAAACTTTAGTGAGCGACCTCACTGGTATTCAGTCGCTAAAACAGCGACGTGCATTAGCGAAGATCATTACCTTGCTTGAGTCTACACGCTTAGATCATCGTAAACGTGCTGATGAAGTACTCAATACGCTCCTGCCAAAGACTGGAAAATCATTTCGTTTAGGGATCTCTGGAGTGCCTGGGGTAGGTAAGTCTACGCTGATTGAAACTCTCGGTTTGTATCTGATTGAAAAAGGTCATCGCGTTGCTGTGATGGCGATTGATCCTTCTTCGAGTTTATCTGGAGGATCTATTCTGGGCGATAAAACCCGCATGGAGCGCCTCTCAGTTTTAGAAGGCGCCTTCATTAGACCAAGCCCATCCTCCGGAACGCTAGGCGGTGTTGCCGAGAAAACCCGTGAAGCCATGTTAGTAGCGGAGGCAGCCGGGTTTGATGTCATCATTGTCGAGACTGTCGGTGTTGGGCAAAGTGAAATTGCTGTGTCTGGCATGACAGATATGTTCTTGCTATTGCAGTTGCCAAATGCTGGAGACGATCTTCAGGCAATCAAAAAAGGCGTCATGGAAATTGCGGATCTCATTGCTATTAATAAAGTTGATATTGATCCTGATGCAGCTACGCGTGCGCAACTATTTATTACTAGTTCTTTGCGTTTACTAGGTTTTCAAGGAAATCCTGATCATGCTTCCCATGATCAAGAGTTTTGGCATCCAACCGTCATTACCTTAAGCGCCCTCGAGGGTAAGGGCATTCCTGAGTTATGGGAAAAGGTTTCTCAATTTCAAAAACTGCAAAGGGCAAACGGCAAATTTGAGAGCCGTCGCAAGCAACAGGCAGGTGCATGGATGTGGGATCGTATCGATGCTGGTCTAAAAACCGCTTTCCGAAACAATCAAGCAGTGCAAGAACTATTGCCAATTTTAAGTGCACAAGTAAATCAAGGAACTATGGCAGCTTCAGTTGCGGCAAGACGCTTATTAGAGTCCATGGGGCATGAATTTTTCTAA